The region GGAGCACATCGAGCCGATACTGTCCAGCAGCCGGCAGGTCGTCGAGATCACAAAGGAGGCCCGCGACGTCTCAGAGGCCCTGGCCACCTCGGGCAAAATTGAACTCAAACCCGTTCAGGTGTCCGGAATCCTCCAGACGGCGGTGGAAGGGGTACAAGAGATGTTCCCCGAGGTGACGATACAGATATCCGACGAATCCGAGGGGGTCTCCGTCATGGCCAACGGCCTCGTCTCTGCGGTGTTCCGCAACGTACTCACCAACGCGGTGATGCACAACCCATCTGAGAACCCGGAGATAGATGTCTCGACGGTGCTGAACGACGAGACTGTCGTCATCACCATCGCCGACAACGGAATCGGCTTCCCTCCCGCGGTTCGAGAGAAGGTCTTCGGTTCAGATCTCGAAATATCTGGTGACCAGGGTGTCGGCCAATCGGCCGGAACGGGCCACGGAATCGGCTTGACACTCGTCGTCTCACTAGTCTCACAGTTCGGCGGTGACATCTGGGTCGAAGAGAACGACGCCGGCGGCTCCAGCGTGTCGATTGAACTGAACCGCGCATAGGAATCACCGTCGCACAGAGACGTGTATTGTGCCTTCTGACCCGATAGTGACCCCGCACCTAGAGCTATCGAACCGCCCACGACGTCGATACTTGCTGACCAAGAACAGGGGATAGGTTGACCGAGCCACGGGACAAGTTCCTTGAATCCAAACCCAGCCATCCTCGACAGCAACCCCCGACCGGACAGCTCTCTTCATTCCGCACCTCAGGAATAAATAGTGAATTCGAGAGCAAGCGGTAAGATTTGGGCACTCGTGCTTTCAAACCAACAGATAAATCGATCGGTGTGTTTTTATAAACGGGCTCAAGCATGTGTGTGATGACTGAGCACATGTCAGGAGTCGATAGGCGGACGTTTCTCAAATCGACAGCAATCGTCGGTGTCGGCACGGCACTGGCCGGCTGTTCGGGGAGTAGCGACATGGTAACCATCGGAATGCTGCAGCCGTTCACGGGCGAAGTGTCCTGGGTCGGCGAATCCTCCGAAATCGCGGTCGAGATCGCCATCGAAGAGATCAACGAAGCTGGTGGCATCAACGGCCAGGAGATCGAACTCGTCACCGAGGACTCCGAGGCCAGCCAGCAGACCGCAGTCTCTGCGATGCGGAAACTGATCAACACCGACGGCGCTGTCGCCATCATCGGGCCGACGTCGTTCACCCTGCCAGCGGTGATGAACATCGCCCAGGAAGAACAGGTGCCCCAGATCTCCCCGACGGCGGGGACCAGCGAGCTCGACGACAAGGGTGGCGAGTACGTCTTCCGGACCTCGACCTCCGACTCGCTCGGTGGGAAGGGGATGGCCTACATCGCCGACCAGACCGGTCACGAAGAGATGGCCGTGATGTACGTCGACAATCAAGGCGGCCGCTCCTTCGGGAAAACGGTCGTCGAAGGGTTCGAGGCGCTCGGTGGCACCGTGACCGAAGAGATCGCCGTCTCGCCCGGCAAGAGCTCCTACCGGTCGGAGCTGAACAAGGCGTTCGCAGACGACCCAAGCTTCGTCTCGCTCACCTGCGGGACCCAGACGGGCAAGACGATTATCGACCAGTGGTACGAGCAGGACCTCGGCGGTGTCTGGGGTCTCTCGAACGACATGCAGACTGGCGAGTTCGCCAATCAGATGGGCGAGAAACTCGAGGGCTCCTACGCCATCGGGCCACTTTCAGCTGGCGACCGCTATGAGCAGTTCGCCGATGCCTACCGAGCGGCGAGCGACGGGGAGCCCCAGCCGTTCACCGCAGAGGCCTACGACGCGATGAACATCATCGCGCTTGCCGCAGCAGCGGCTGGTGAGAACACGTCGGCCGGAATCGCCGAGAACCTTATCGACGTCTCAGCGCCCGACGGCACGATGGTCTCGGACTTCGTCAGCGGTGTCGAGGCGCTCGACAACGGCGATGGCATCGACTACGAGGGGGCCTCAGGACCTGTCAATATGGACGAAAAGGGGAACGTCCGCTCACCCTTCGGCCGATACAAATCCGACGGATCGGGGTGGCAGCTTGACGGCGAAATCGCTGCTGAAGACTTGACGTTCTGATGCTGGAGCAGCTGTCGTTCGTCGTCAGTGTGGCCACCGTGGCGGGTATCTACGCCATCCTCACCATCGGCCTGAACATCCACTGGGGGGAAACGGGACTGCTGAACTTCGGACACGTCGCGTTCTTCGCGGTGGGTGCCTACGCGTCGGCGTTGCTGACCATTCCGGCACCCGCCCAGAGCGACCCGTACGTGTTCGGCTTCGGTCTGCCCGTCGCGTTTGGCCTCCTCGGTGCCGCGGTGATGGCGGGCGTTATCGCCGTCCTGTTGGGCATGCTCACGCTCCAACTTCGCGAGGATTATCTTGCGATGGTCAGTATCGGCCTCGCAGAGATTATCCGCTACGTGATGATCAACGAGAACTGGCTGACTGGCGGTGTCGGGGGGCTCTACGGTATCAAACGCCCCTTCTCAGACGTCGTTCCGGGTGAGTTCTACGGCCTGTTCTATCTCGGTATCGTGCTGGTGGCCGTCGCCGGCTGTTACGTCTACTCGCGTCGGCTGAAGACCACTCCGTTCGGGCGCGTCCTCCGGAGTATCCGTGAGGACGAAGAGGTCGCGAAAGCCCTCGGGAAAGACACCTTCCGCTACCGAATGCAGGCGTTCGTCGTCGGGGCAATCATGGCGGGTCTCGCCGGTGGGCTCTGGGCGCACTACGCCACGGCGCTGACGCCGACGGCGTTCGCCGCCTCGGTGACGTTCCTCACCTGGGTTGCGCTCATCGTCGGCGGCAGCGGGAACGCTGCCGGTGCCGTCGTCGGTGCGGTGCTCATCATCGGCTTCCGTGAAGCAACGCGGTTCCTGCCCGACATCTACGGGCTGGGGAGCATCATCCCCTCGCTGCGCCTGATTCTCGTTGGGCTGCTGGTGATGGCGGTCATTCGCTACCGCCCAGAGGGCCTGGTTCCAGAACGCAACGTGAGTTATGCAGAGTATCTCAAGCGCGTCGGAGGTGAGAACTGATGGTCGCTTTTGACCCGCAGTATCTGGTCAACGGCGTCATCGTCGGGAGCACCATCGCCCTCGCGGCGGTGGGGCTGACGATGATCTTCGGCATTCTGAACTTCATCAACTTCGCCCACGGCGAGTATCTCACCGTCGGGGCGTACGCGGCGTTCGTCGCGAACGTCACGCTCGGCCTCCCGATTCCCGTCGCGCTGCTCGTTGCGGTCCCGATTACCGCCGGCTTCGCGGTCGCAATCGACCGCGTCGTCTACTACCCGCTCCGTGAACGCGGGCTGGGTGGGGTTGGACTGCTCATCACGAGTGTGGGCTTGAGTATCGCGCTGAGAAACACCATCGAGATAATCTGGGGGTCGAAACTGCGAGACTACGCGGTGCCGAGCGGGCAGGCGATGACGATTGCCGGCGTCCGGATTACGGCGCTCCAGATTATCATCATCCTCGTGGCGGTGCTGCTGATGGTGGTGGTCCACCTGCTATTGACCCGGACGATTCTGGGCATCTCGATGCGGGCGACCTCTTCGAACAAGGCACTCGCGCTCTCCTCAGGTATCGAGACCGAGCGCATCATCCGCTGGACGTGGATTATCGGCATCTCGCTGACCGTCGTTGCGGGCGTGCTTATCGGGCTGAACACCTCCATCCGACCGTCGATGGGGTTCCGCCTGTTGCTCGTGATGTTCGCGGCGGTCATCCTCGGCGGCATCGGCGACCCCTACGGCGCGATGCTCGGTGGCCTCTCCATCGGCATCGCTCAGGAGGTCAGCGTCGCCTTCGTCTCGGCGTCGTACAAGCCGGCCATCGCGTTTGCGATTATGGTGCTGATGCTGCTCTGGCGCCCCGAGGGGATTCGGGGTGAGAACGCGTGAGCGAGCAGGACCCGCTGCTCGACGTGCAGGGGCTGAAGAAACACTTCGGCGGCGTCAAAGCCGTCGATGGGCTCGACTTCACGGTCGAGCAGAACTCCATCACGGGGCTCATCGGCCCCAACGGCGCGGGCAAGACAACGAGCTTCCGGACCATCGCAGGGTTCCACGAGCCAGACGGAGGGACGGTAACCTTCGACGGCCAGGACCTAACCGGTGCCGACCCAGCCACGGTGGTCGAGGCCGGTATCACCCGAACCTTCCAGGAGGCCCGGACGTTCCCGTCGATGTCCGTCTTCGAGAATCTGCTCGTTGGTGCGGTCGGCAACCGGGGTGAACAGCTCATCCCTGCATCCATCGGTGCCTCCCAGTACAGCGAGGACGAACGGCGAGCCATCGAGCGAGCGGACGAACTGCTCGAATACACTGGGCTCGAATCCGTCCGAGACCAACAGGCGAGCGAACTGGGTGTCGGCGAGCGAAAACTGGTCGAGATTGCGCGGGCGCTGATGACCGAACCGGATCTCATCCTGCTCGACGAGCCGATGGCAGGGCTGCCCCGCGACGTGACTCAGGACGTTATCGAGTACATTCAGCGACTGCGCGAGGAGCGAACCCAGACATTCCTCATCGTCGAACACGATATGGACGTCATCATGAATATCTGCGACCGCATCACGGTCATGGAGGCCGGGCGCGACATCGCCAGCGGGACACCCGCGGAAATCAAGCGCGACGA is a window of halophilic archaeon DL31 DNA encoding:
- a CDS encoding Extracellular ligand-binding receptor (PFAM: Extracellular ligand-binding receptor; Twin-arginine translocation pathway, signal sequence, subgroup~KEGG: hwa:HQ2754A ABC-type branched-chain amino acid transport system, substrate-binding protein), producing the protein MTEHMSGVDRRTFLKSTAIVGVGTALAGCSGSSDMVTIGMLQPFTGEVSWVGESSEIAVEIAIEEINEAGGINGQEIELVTEDSEASQQTAVSAMRKLINTDGAVAIIGPTSFTLPAVMNIAQEEQVPQISPTAGTSELDDKGGEYVFRTSTSDSLGGKGMAYIADQTGHEEMAVMYVDNQGGRSFGKTVVEGFEALGGTVTEEIAVSPGKSSYRSELNKAFADDPSFVSLTCGTQTGKTIIDQWYEQDLGGVWGLSNDMQTGEFANQMGEKLEGSYAIGPLSAGDRYEQFADAYRAASDGEPQPFTAEAYDAMNIIALAAAAAGENTSAGIAENLIDVSAPDGTMVSDFVSGVEALDNGDGIDYEGASGPVNMDEKGNVRSPFGRYKSDGSGWQLDGEIAAEDLTF
- a CDS encoding Monosaccharide-transporting ATPase (PFAM: ABC transporter-like~KEGG: hma:rrnAC0827 branched-chain amino acid ABC transporter ATP-binding protein~SMART: ATPase, AAA+ type, core) yields the protein MSEQDPLLDVQGLKKHFGGVKAVDGLDFTVEQNSITGLIGPNGAGKTTSFRTIAGFHEPDGGTVTFDGQDLTGADPATVVEAGITRTFQEARTFPSMSVFENLLVGAVGNRGEQLIPASIGASQYSEDERRAIERADELLEYTGLESVRDQQASELGVGERKLVEIARALMTEPDLILLDEPMAGLPRDVTQDVIEYIQRLREERTQTFLIVEHDMDVIMNICDRITVMEAGRDIASGTPAEIKRDEGVIEAYLGSDADTGGEQ
- a CDS encoding ABC-type transporter, integral membrane subunit (PFAM: Bacterial inner-membrane translocator~KEGG: cwo:Cwoe_3966 inner-membrane translocator), coding for MVAFDPQYLVNGVIVGSTIALAAVGLTMIFGILNFINFAHGEYLTVGAYAAFVANVTLGLPIPVALLVAVPITAGFAVAIDRVVYYPLRERGLGGVGLLITSVGLSIALRNTIEIIWGSKLRDYAVPSGQAMTIAGVRITALQIIIILVAVLLMVVVHLLLTRTILGISMRATSSNKALALSSGIETERIIRWTWIIGISLTVVAGVLIGLNTSIRPSMGFRLLLVMFAAVILGGIGDPYGAMLGGLSIGIAQEVSVAFVSASYKPAIAFAIMVLMLLWRPEGIRGENA
- a CDS encoding ABC-type transporter, integral membrane subunit (PFAM: Bacterial inner-membrane translocator~KEGG: hwa:HQ3302A ABC-type branched-chain amino acid transport system, permease protein II) yields the protein MLEQLSFVVSVATVAGIYAILTIGLNIHWGETGLLNFGHVAFFAVGAYASALLTIPAPAQSDPYVFGFGLPVAFGLLGAAVMAGVIAVLLGMLTLQLREDYLAMVSIGLAEIIRYVMINENWLTGGVGGLYGIKRPFSDVVPGEFYGLFYLGIVLVAVAGCYVYSRRLKTTPFGRVLRSIREDEEVAKALGKDTFRYRMQAFVVGAIMAGLAGGLWAHYATALTPTAFAASVTFLTWVALIVGGSGNAAGAVVGAVLIIGFREATRFLPDIYGLGSIIPSLRLILVGLLVMAVIRYRPEGLVPERNVSYAEYLKRVGGEN